A region of Mugil cephalus isolate CIBA_MC_2020 chromosome 3, CIBA_Mcephalus_1.1, whole genome shotgun sequence DNA encodes the following proteins:
- the rassf10b gene encoding ras association domain-containing protein 10 — protein sequence MEPDESKISVWVCREEKLVLGLSKRTTCSDVVKVLLEDQNSQHSGLTAGQSYCIVEKWRGFERILPNKTKILRLWVAWGEEQRNVKFVLVRSEASLANHGARSAEARVVLSKQSPCVTKGPARTPVTSVSPEKQRRIVRKAFRKLEKINKKRAKAAHRDASCAERMETLVHLVVSQDHTLRQQIERITELDAEIEMCEAKVHFDRIKRHGINYVQNTYLVGAAAASSQEGDKGCSAETLAKFEEYVRQCEEVVRLQEELWEQEALIDTVSSQIQEELNRRWMQRRGGNWMELQSKDSEPGCGSSSLPTSEPGAASENELLLEEERIRTQLDASLYIGLRLNADLEAIRSDLELTQQIYGAREKEMRDLLEKVNTLAIEEGTGGEGRCSHGTGDKTGMMSTLEGKSGWVEQARGLSKKAPSVNDDDSDTGLSSLHSQDSDSLPVWESLV from the coding sequence ATGGAGCCTGATGAGAGTAAGATATCTGTGTGGGTCTGCCGGGAGGAAAAACTTGTCCTCGGCCTGTCAAAGCGCACAACCTGCTCGGATGTCGTCAAAGTGCTCCTGGAGGACCAAAACTCCCAGCACAGTGGCCTTACTGCGGGACAGTCCTACTGCATCGTGGAGAAATGGAGGGGGTTCGAGAGGATTTTGCCGAACAAGACGAAGATTTTGCGGCTTTGGGTGGCGTggggagaggagcagaggaacgTGAAGTTTGTGCTGGTGAGAAGCGAGGCGTCTTTGGCGAACCACGGAGCCCGGAGCGCAGAGGCGCGGGTGGTGCTCAGCAAACAGAGCCCCTGTGTTACCAAGGGGCCCGCGAGGACTCCCGTGACTTCGGTCTCACCGGAGAAGCAGCGTCGGATCGTGAGGAAAGCTTTCAGAAAGTTGGAGAAGATCAATAAGAAGAGGGCAAAGGCGGCGCACAGAGATGCGTCTTGCGCGGAGAGGATGGAGACTCTGGTCCATCTGGTGGTCTCTCAGGATCATACACTCCGACAGCAGATCGAGAGGATTACAGAGCTGGACGCAGAGATCGAAATGTGCGAGGCAAAGGTGCATTTTGACAGAATTAAAAGACACGGGATTAATTACGTGCAAAATACTTATTTGGTGGGCGCTGCTGCAGCTTCCAGCCAAGAGGGAGACAAAGGGTGTTCAGCTGAGACTTTGGCCAAGTTTGAGGAGTATGTGCGACAGTGTGAGGAGGTGGTCAGACTACAAGAGGAGCTGTGGGAGCAGGAAGCCCTCATAGACACCGTCTCGTCGCAGATCCAGGAGGAGCTGAACCGCCGCTGGATGCAGCGGAGAGGAGGGAACTGGATGGAGCTGCAGAGCAAAGACTCGGAGCCTGGTTGCGGCTCGTCATCCCTCCCCACATCCGAGCCAGGCGCAGCATCAGAAAACGAGCTTCTTTTGGAAGAAGAGAGGATCAGGACGCAGCTAGATGCGAGTTTATACATCGGTCTGCGCCTCAACGCAGATTTAGAGGCTATTAGGAGCGATTTAGAGCTGACCCAGCAGATTTACGGGGCgagggagaaggagatgagGGATTTGCTGGAGAAAGTGAACACTCTGGCTATAGAGGAAGGGACAGGGGGCGAGGGGAGGTGTAGCCACGGGACAGGCGATAAGACGGGGATGATGAGCACTTTGGAGGGGAAAAGCGGGTGGGTGGAGCAAGCCAGGGGTCTGTCAAAAAAAGCTCCCAGTGTGAACGACGACGACTCAGACACTGGCTTAAGTTCTCTACACAGCCAGGACTCAGACAGCCTCCCTGTGTGGGAGTCATTGGTTTAG
- the btbd10b gene encoding BTB/POZ domain-containing protein 10 isoform X2, whose amino-acid sequence MAARLQSYDSNSSDTENWERNATSRPRKFYKHSSSQARASRVEGEQRKMSLHGASGGCDRSRDRRRSSDRSRDSSHEREGQLTPCIRNVTSPTRQHNSERERDGGPSSRPSSPRPQRVSPSGSSSSGVVSSRNSSLSSTEGTFKSLGVGEMVFVYENPKEGGASATVANRNIRTSERVTLIVDNTRFVVDPSIFTAQPNTMLGRMFGSGREHNFTRPNEKGEYEVAEGISSTVFRAILDYYKSGIIRCPDGISIPELREACDYLCISFDYSTIKCRDLSALMHELSNDGARRQFEFYLEEMVLPLMVASAQSGERECHIVVLTDDDVVDWDEEYPPQMGEEYSQIIYSTKLYRFFKYIENRDVAKSVLKERGLKKIRLGIEGYPTYKEKVKKRPGGRPEVIYNYVQRPFIRMSWEKEEGKSRHVDFQCVKSKSITNLAAAAADIPQDQLVVLHPGPQVDELDILPNHPPSGNHYSNNYSNEPDPDAPSPAV is encoded by the exons ATGGCAGCACGTCTGCAGTCATATGACAGTAACTCCAGCGACACCGAAAACTGGGAGCGAAACGCTACGAGCCGACCTCGCAAATTCTACAAGCATTCGAG CAGTCAGGCCCGAGCATCTCGAGTGGAGGGAGAACAGAGGAAGATGAGCCTGCATGGTGCCAGTGGGGGCTGTGACCGCTCACGTGACCGCCGCCGCTCCAGCGATCGCTCCAGGGACTCCTCACATGAGAGAGAAGGCCAGCTAACTCCCTGCATTCGCAACGTCACCTCACCCACCCGCCAACACAACAGTG AACGTGAACGAGATGGTGGTCCATCATCGAGGCCTAGTAGTCCACGGCCTCAGAGAGTCTCACCCAGTGGTTCCAGCAGCAGTGGAGTTGTGAGCAGTCGCAACAGTAGCTTGTCCAGTACTGAAGGAACTTTCAAAAGCTTGGGAGTGGGAGAAATGGTCTTTGTCTATGAGAATCCTAAAGAGGGAGGCGCAAGTGCCACAGTTGCAAACCGAAACATCAGGACCTCAGAGAGAGTTACTCTGATTGTTGACAACACACGCTTTGTAGTAGATCCTTCCATCTTCACTGCACAACCCAATACCATGTTGGGCAG AATGTTTGGATCTGGAAGAGAACATAATTTCACTCGGCCCAACGAGAAGGGGGAGTATGAGGTGGCCGAGGGTATTAGCTCAACGGTTTTCAGAGCAATTCTG GATTATTATAAATCTGGGATAATCCGTTGTCCTGATGGAATCTCCATCCCTGAGTTGCGGGAGGCGTGTGACTATCTATGCATTTCCTTTGACTACAGTACCATCAAATGCAGAGACCTCA GTGCCCTGATGCACGAGCTTTCCAATGATGGAGCTCGGCGTCAATTTGAGTTTTACCTCGAGGAAATGGTTCTGCCTCTGATGGTGGCCAGTGCTCAGAGTGGAGAGAGGGAATGTCACATTGTAGTCCTTACTGATGATGATGTGGTGGACTGGGATGAAGAATATCCACCGCAAATGGGAGAAGAGTATTCACAGA TCATTTACAGCACAAAACTGTACAGATTTTTCAAGTATATTGAGAACCGAGATGTTGCCAAATCAGTTTTAAAGGAGAGAGGATTGAAGAAAATAAGACTGGGCATTGAAG GTTATCCGACATACAAAGAGAAGGTCAAGAAAAGACCAGGAGGTCGCCCAGAGGTCATTTACAACTACGTCCAGAGGCCCTTCATCCGCATGTCctgggaaaaggaggagggtaAAAGCCGCCACGTGGATTTCCAGTGCGTTAAGTCCAAGTCCATTACCAACctggcagcggcagcagcagacatCCCTCAAGACCAGCTGGTGGTGTTGCACCCTGGTCCCCAAGTGGATGAACTGGACATCCTGCCTAATCATCCACCCAGTGGGAATCACTACAGCAACAACTACAGCAACGAGCCTGATCCAGATGCACCTTCACCTGCTGTCTGA
- the btbd10b gene encoding BTB/POZ domain-containing protein 10 isoform X1 has product MAARLQSYDSNSSDTENWERNATSRPRKFYKHSSSSQARASRVEGEQRKMSLHGASGGCDRSRDRRRSSDRSRDSSHEREGQLTPCIRNVTSPTRQHNSERERDGGPSSRPSSPRPQRVSPSGSSSSGVVSSRNSSLSSTEGTFKSLGVGEMVFVYENPKEGGASATVANRNIRTSERVTLIVDNTRFVVDPSIFTAQPNTMLGRMFGSGREHNFTRPNEKGEYEVAEGISSTVFRAILDYYKSGIIRCPDGISIPELREACDYLCISFDYSTIKCRDLSALMHELSNDGARRQFEFYLEEMVLPLMVASAQSGERECHIVVLTDDDVVDWDEEYPPQMGEEYSQIIYSTKLYRFFKYIENRDVAKSVLKERGLKKIRLGIEGYPTYKEKVKKRPGGRPEVIYNYVQRPFIRMSWEKEEGKSRHVDFQCVKSKSITNLAAAAADIPQDQLVVLHPGPQVDELDILPNHPPSGNHYSNNYSNEPDPDAPSPAV; this is encoded by the exons ATGGCAGCACGTCTGCAGTCATATGACAGTAACTCCAGCGACACCGAAAACTGGGAGCGAAACGCTACGAGCCGACCTCGCAAATTCTACAAGCATTCGAG CAGCAGTCAGGCCCGAGCATCTCGAGTGGAGGGAGAACAGAGGAAGATGAGCCTGCATGGTGCCAGTGGGGGCTGTGACCGCTCACGTGACCGCCGCCGCTCCAGCGATCGCTCCAGGGACTCCTCACATGAGAGAGAAGGCCAGCTAACTCCCTGCATTCGCAACGTCACCTCACCCACCCGCCAACACAACAGTG AACGTGAACGAGATGGTGGTCCATCATCGAGGCCTAGTAGTCCACGGCCTCAGAGAGTCTCACCCAGTGGTTCCAGCAGCAGTGGAGTTGTGAGCAGTCGCAACAGTAGCTTGTCCAGTACTGAAGGAACTTTCAAAAGCTTGGGAGTGGGAGAAATGGTCTTTGTCTATGAGAATCCTAAAGAGGGAGGCGCAAGTGCCACAGTTGCAAACCGAAACATCAGGACCTCAGAGAGAGTTACTCTGATTGTTGACAACACACGCTTTGTAGTAGATCCTTCCATCTTCACTGCACAACCCAATACCATGTTGGGCAG AATGTTTGGATCTGGAAGAGAACATAATTTCACTCGGCCCAACGAGAAGGGGGAGTATGAGGTGGCCGAGGGTATTAGCTCAACGGTTTTCAGAGCAATTCTG GATTATTATAAATCTGGGATAATCCGTTGTCCTGATGGAATCTCCATCCCTGAGTTGCGGGAGGCGTGTGACTATCTATGCATTTCCTTTGACTACAGTACCATCAAATGCAGAGACCTCA GTGCCCTGATGCACGAGCTTTCCAATGATGGAGCTCGGCGTCAATTTGAGTTTTACCTCGAGGAAATGGTTCTGCCTCTGATGGTGGCCAGTGCTCAGAGTGGAGAGAGGGAATGTCACATTGTAGTCCTTACTGATGATGATGTGGTGGACTGGGATGAAGAATATCCACCGCAAATGGGAGAAGAGTATTCACAGA TCATTTACAGCACAAAACTGTACAGATTTTTCAAGTATATTGAGAACCGAGATGTTGCCAAATCAGTTTTAAAGGAGAGAGGATTGAAGAAAATAAGACTGGGCATTGAAG GTTATCCGACATACAAAGAGAAGGTCAAGAAAAGACCAGGAGGTCGCCCAGAGGTCATTTACAACTACGTCCAGAGGCCCTTCATCCGCATGTCctgggaaaaggaggagggtaAAAGCCGCCACGTGGATTTCCAGTGCGTTAAGTCCAAGTCCATTACCAACctggcagcggcagcagcagacatCCCTCAAGACCAGCTGGTGGTGTTGCACCCTGGTCCCCAAGTGGATGAACTGGACATCCTGCCTAATCATCCACCCAGTGGGAATCACTACAGCAACAACTACAGCAACGAGCCTGATCCAGATGCACCTTCACCTGCTGTCTGA
- the btbd10b gene encoding BTB/POZ domain-containing protein 10 isoform X3, whose translation MSLHGASGGCDRSRDRRRSSDRSRDSSHEREGQLTPCIRNVTSPTRQHNSERERDGGPSSRPSSPRPQRVSPSGSSSSGVVSSRNSSLSSTEGTFKSLGVGEMVFVYENPKEGGASATVANRNIRTSERVTLIVDNTRFVVDPSIFTAQPNTMLGRMFGSGREHNFTRPNEKGEYEVAEGISSTVFRAILDYYKSGIIRCPDGISIPELREACDYLCISFDYSTIKCRDLSALMHELSNDGARRQFEFYLEEMVLPLMVASAQSGERECHIVVLTDDDVVDWDEEYPPQMGEEYSQIIYSTKLYRFFKYIENRDVAKSVLKERGLKKIRLGIEGYPTYKEKVKKRPGGRPEVIYNYVQRPFIRMSWEKEEGKSRHVDFQCVKSKSITNLAAAAADIPQDQLVVLHPGPQVDELDILPNHPPSGNHYSNNYSNEPDPDAPSPAV comes from the exons ATGAGCCTGCATGGTGCCAGTGGGGGCTGTGACCGCTCACGTGACCGCCGCCGCTCCAGCGATCGCTCCAGGGACTCCTCACATGAGAGAGAAGGCCAGCTAACTCCCTGCATTCGCAACGTCACCTCACCCACCCGCCAACACAACAGTG AACGTGAACGAGATGGTGGTCCATCATCGAGGCCTAGTAGTCCACGGCCTCAGAGAGTCTCACCCAGTGGTTCCAGCAGCAGTGGAGTTGTGAGCAGTCGCAACAGTAGCTTGTCCAGTACTGAAGGAACTTTCAAAAGCTTGGGAGTGGGAGAAATGGTCTTTGTCTATGAGAATCCTAAAGAGGGAGGCGCAAGTGCCACAGTTGCAAACCGAAACATCAGGACCTCAGAGAGAGTTACTCTGATTGTTGACAACACACGCTTTGTAGTAGATCCTTCCATCTTCACTGCACAACCCAATACCATGTTGGGCAG AATGTTTGGATCTGGAAGAGAACATAATTTCACTCGGCCCAACGAGAAGGGGGAGTATGAGGTGGCCGAGGGTATTAGCTCAACGGTTTTCAGAGCAATTCTG GATTATTATAAATCTGGGATAATCCGTTGTCCTGATGGAATCTCCATCCCTGAGTTGCGGGAGGCGTGTGACTATCTATGCATTTCCTTTGACTACAGTACCATCAAATGCAGAGACCTCA GTGCCCTGATGCACGAGCTTTCCAATGATGGAGCTCGGCGTCAATTTGAGTTTTACCTCGAGGAAATGGTTCTGCCTCTGATGGTGGCCAGTGCTCAGAGTGGAGAGAGGGAATGTCACATTGTAGTCCTTACTGATGATGATGTGGTGGACTGGGATGAAGAATATCCACCGCAAATGGGAGAAGAGTATTCACAGA TCATTTACAGCACAAAACTGTACAGATTTTTCAAGTATATTGAGAACCGAGATGTTGCCAAATCAGTTTTAAAGGAGAGAGGATTGAAGAAAATAAGACTGGGCATTGAAG GTTATCCGACATACAAAGAGAAGGTCAAGAAAAGACCAGGAGGTCGCCCAGAGGTCATTTACAACTACGTCCAGAGGCCCTTCATCCGCATGTCctgggaaaaggaggagggtaAAAGCCGCCACGTGGATTTCCAGTGCGTTAAGTCCAAGTCCATTACCAACctggcagcggcagcagcagacatCCCTCAAGACCAGCTGGTGGTGTTGCACCCTGGTCCCCAAGTGGATGAACTGGACATCCTGCCTAATCATCCACCCAGTGGGAATCACTACAGCAACAACTACAGCAACGAGCCTGATCCAGATGCACCTTCACCTGCTGTCTGA